The region TCATGGTGATCCGGGAGTTCGCCGTCACCGGGATGCGGATGGTCGCCCTGGAGGGCGGCGAGGTGATCGCCGCCAACCGCTGGGGCAAGGCGAAGATGAACGCCCAGAGCCTCGCGGTGTTCGTCCTGCTGCTGGGGCATGCCGGCCTGTGGATGCCCGGCCTCCTGGTCGAGGCGGGCTGGTGGCTGATGGTGGTCGCGGTGATCCTGACGCTCGTCTCGGGCTGGTCGTACCTGAAGGACACCCCGCGGATCCTCTCCATCCAGTCCCGGCGCGACCAGCGGCTCTGAAGGCCCGCAAAACGGGGCTCCAAAACCTGTAGAATCGTCGCTTGTCATGACCCAGGGTGCCGACAGACGCCTGCTCGCGCCTGCCGACGTGGAGGCGGTGCTGCGCCGGGCCGCTGAGTTCAACGCCCGGCGGTGGGATCGCTCCCGCGCCGGAGGGCAGCCGGTGGCCCCCGAGGCGGTGGTGCGGGCGGCGGGGGTGGCCGGCATCCCGGAGGAGTGCGTCCGGCGGGCGCTCTGGGAGCTTGACGCGGAGCGGGCGGCCGACCCCCCGACCCTCCCCAAGAGGCTCTACGGCTCCTCCCGGATAAAGGTCCGCCGGGAGCTGCCGCACCCGCGGGAGGCCGTGGAGGACCACGTGGAGTCCCTGGCCCGGATCGAGCACGGCCTGAAGCTCAGGATGAGGAACCCCGGCGTGCTGGTCTGGGACCCGGGGAGCACGCTGGGGGCGGTGCGGCGGGCGCTGGACCTCTCCGGGGGGCACGCGCTGCTGAAGACGCGCTCCGTGGAGCTGCGGGTCGAGGAGCTGGGGCGCGACCGGTGCGCCGCCGCGCTCTTCGCCGACGTCTCCAACCAGCGGGCCGAGTGCCTCACCCTGGCCACCATCCTGGGCGTCACCCTCGCCATGCTCTTCGTGCTCGCCGGCTTCCAGAACGGCTTCTTCATGCTCGGCGTCCTGCCGGCGTTCGCGGCCCCCCTCGCCGGCTTCAGGCTCTTCTACCTGCGGACGCGGGCCGAGGTGCGGCGGCAGCTCGAGGCGCTGCTCGACGCCGCCGAGGCGGGCCCCCGGGAGGAGGCGCCGCCCCCCGACCGCGCCGGTCGCCCGCCGGGACACATCCAGGGGCTCGAGCCGATACCCCGCTTCGCCCCGCAGCGCAGGCGCGAGGGCGGGGGCCGGGGCGGCGAATGATCTGCTAAAACTTCTGCGTTAGCGGCGCGCAGTAAGAGGAGAGCTTCCGAGAGGAGGGTCCGCCATGAGGCTGCAGGGAAAGAGGGTCGCCGTGCTGGTCGCCGAGGGGTTCGAGGATCTG is a window of Rubrobacter xylanophilus DSM 9941 DNA encoding:
- the pgsA gene encoding CDP-diacylglycerol--glycerol-3-phosphate 3-phosphatidyltransferase; amino-acid sequence: MTLANQLTLARLVAVVPLMIALYVPFPGNRTVALLLYVAAILTDYFDGIVARRSNKVTGFGKLMDSIADKALIVSVFFALVDLGLMASWMAAIMVIREFAVTGMRMVALEGGEVIAANRWGKAKMNAQSLAVFVLLLGHAGLWMPGLLVEAGWWLMVVAVILTLVSGWSYLKDTPRILSIQSRRDQRL